The proteins below are encoded in one region of Limnochorda pilosa:
- a CDS encoding UDP-N-acetylmuramoyl-tripeptide--D-alanyl-D-alanine ligase encodes MLELTAAELARLVGGRVLAGPSEGRVRGVSTDSRSVAAGQLFIPLKGERLDGHRFIEEAVEEGAGGALTEEGSHERAEAVRRLVARHDLWRGAFLVGVPGSSWEAFHRLAEAHRARHRVPVVAVTGSNGKTTTKELVARILGSRWRTLRSPGNFNNDVGLPLTLLELGPEFEALVVEMGMRGAGEIARLCRMARPSVGIVTNVGPVHLELLGSMEAITAAKAELVEALPQEGVAVLNAEDSRVLGMRRRTAARVVTFGLEQGDASARDVRPHGQGMDFRLVWRGAGVEASTSVRLPLLGRHNVVNAVAAAAAGLALGFELDEVAGALAEAQAPKLRLETTEAQGRRVINDAYNASPASMAAALEVLQQVAQGRKGAVLGDMLELGAVARDEHVRLGERAAAAGLDFLVVTGERAGDVAAGARGAGMDPARIHTAAGWEEAAELALALSRPGDTVLVKASRGLGLERVVARLAEEETRRHEP; translated from the coding sequence GTGCTTGAGCTGACGGCCGCCGAGCTGGCCCGCCTCGTGGGCGGGAGGGTGCTGGCCGGCCCCTCCGAAGGGCGGGTCCGGGGCGTCTCCACCGACAGCCGGAGCGTCGCCGCCGGGCAGCTTTTCATCCCGCTGAAGGGCGAGCGGCTGGACGGGCACCGCTTCATCGAGGAGGCGGTGGAGGAGGGGGCGGGCGGAGCCCTCACCGAGGAGGGTTCGCACGAGCGGGCCGAAGCCGTGAGGCGTCTGGTGGCCCGGCACGATCTCTGGCGTGGGGCGTTCCTGGTGGGCGTTCCCGGGAGCTCGTGGGAGGCGTTCCACCGCCTGGCGGAGGCCCACCGGGCCCGGCATCGCGTCCCGGTGGTAGCGGTCACGGGCAGCAACGGGAAAACCACCACCAAGGAGCTGGTGGCCCGGATCCTGGGCAGCCGCTGGCGGACGCTACGCTCGCCCGGCAACTTCAACAACGACGTGGGGCTGCCCCTCACGCTGCTGGAGCTGGGGCCCGAGTTCGAGGCGCTGGTGGTGGAGATGGGGATGCGGGGCGCGGGTGAAATCGCGCGCCTCTGCCGGATGGCCCGGCCCAGCGTGGGCATCGTCACCAACGTGGGGCCGGTGCACCTGGAGCTCCTGGGCTCCATGGAGGCCATCACCGCCGCCAAGGCCGAGCTGGTCGAGGCACTGCCCCAGGAAGGCGTGGCGGTGCTCAACGCGGAGGACTCGCGGGTTCTGGGCATGCGCCGCCGGACGGCCGCGCGGGTGGTCACCTTCGGCCTGGAGCAAGGGGATGCTTCGGCCCGGGACGTGCGCCCCCACGGGCAAGGGATGGACTTCCGGCTGGTCTGGCGGGGCGCCGGGGTCGAGGCGAGCACATCCGTTCGCTTGCCCTTGCTGGGGCGCCACAATGTGGTGAACGCCGTCGCGGCCGCGGCGGCCGGGCTGGCCCTGGGGTTCGAGCTCGACGAGGTGGCCGGGGCCCTGGCCGAGGCCCAGGCGCCCAAGCTGCGGCTGGAGACCACCGAGGCCCAGGGGCGGCGGGTGATCAACGACGCCTACAACGCGAGCCCGGCCTCCATGGCCGCCGCCCTGGAGGTGCTCCAGCAGGTGGCGCAGGGGAGGAAGGGCGCGGTGCTGGGCGACATGCTGGAGCTGGGGGCCGTCGCCCGCGACGAGCACGTGCGGTTGGGGGAGAGAGCCGCGGCCGCCGGCCTGGACTTCCTGGTGGTGACGGGGGAGCGGGCAGGCGACGTGGCCGCCGGGGCCCGCGGGGCCGGCATGGACCCTGCGCGCATCCACACCGCCGCCGGCTGGGAGGAGGCGGCGGAGCTGGCCCTGGCCCTGTCGCGGCCGGGCGACACGGTCTTGGTGAAAGCCTCCCGCGGTCTGGGGCTCGAGCGGGTGGTGGCCCGTCTGGCGGAGGAGGAGACGAGGCGGCATGAGCCCTGA
- a CDS encoding UDP-N-acetylmuramoyl-L-alanyl-D-glutamate--2,6-diaminopimelate ligase, with amino-acid sequence MVAVKLSALVEGLPGAQRIGAGDPEVRRVRYHSQQVAAGDLFVCVRGFRHDGHRFAGEAVERGAVALLVEEPLALPVPQVKVPGTREAMGRVAARLLGDPSRKLRVVGVTGTNGKTTTTHLIKACLEAGGVRTGLIGTIHHLVGESELLAQRTTPEAPDLLELMGEMLRRGAGAVVMEVSSHALTLHRTEGCEIDVGVLTNVTQDHLDFHPTFDEYVQAKARLFRLLTEDAVKSGKLAVLNREDPHWEVMRDATRAPVTLYGLGAPADVRAEDVRLLPDGSTFTLVTPLGQAPVRLRLPARYNVANALAAAAACLGSGVALQAVVRGLESVPGVPGRLERVDEGQPFGVLVDYAHTPDSLENVLTAVRAFTPGRVIVVFGCGGDRDRGKRPLMGEAAARLADHVVITSDNPRSEDPEAICREVAAGADEARRDGGRAGYEVLVDRRAAIRRAVEMARQGDQVVIAGKGHETYQIFADRTLPFDDREEARKALRDLESEHRA; translated from the coding sequence ATGGTGGCGGTGAAGCTCTCCGCACTGGTCGAGGGGTTGCCCGGCGCCCAGCGCATCGGCGCAGGCGACCCGGAGGTACGCCGCGTCCGCTACCACTCGCAGCAGGTGGCTGCGGGCGACCTTTTCGTGTGCGTGCGGGGATTTCGGCACGACGGCCACCGCTTCGCGGGCGAGGCGGTGGAGCGGGGGGCGGTGGCCCTTCTGGTGGAGGAGCCGCTGGCCCTGCCGGTGCCCCAGGTGAAGGTGCCCGGTACCCGTGAGGCCATGGGGCGGGTAGCCGCCCGCTTGCTGGGGGATCCGTCCCGGAAGCTGCGGGTGGTGGGGGTGACGGGGACCAACGGCAAGACGACCACCACCCACCTGATCAAGGCCTGCCTGGAGGCAGGAGGCGTGCGGACGGGGCTCATCGGGACCATTCACCACCTGGTGGGGGAGAGCGAGCTCCTGGCCCAACGGACCACCCCCGAAGCGCCGGACCTCCTCGAACTCATGGGTGAGATGCTTCGGCGGGGGGCGGGGGCGGTGGTGATGGAGGTCTCCTCCCACGCGCTCACCCTCCACCGGACCGAGGGTTGCGAAATCGACGTCGGCGTGCTCACCAACGTGACCCAGGATCACCTGGACTTCCATCCCACCTTCGACGAGTACGTGCAGGCGAAGGCACGCCTCTTCCGCCTGCTCACCGAGGATGCGGTCAAGTCCGGCAAGCTGGCCGTGCTCAACCGGGAGGATCCCCACTGGGAGGTCATGCGTGACGCAACCCGGGCCCCCGTGACCCTCTACGGCTTGGGAGCACCCGCCGATGTCCGGGCCGAGGACGTGCGCCTGCTGCCCGACGGCTCCACCTTCACCCTGGTGACGCCCCTGGGGCAGGCGCCGGTCCGGCTGCGGCTGCCCGCGCGCTACAACGTGGCCAACGCCCTGGCCGCGGCCGCCGCGTGCCTGGGCAGCGGGGTGGCCCTGCAGGCGGTGGTGCGGGGGCTCGAGTCGGTGCCGGGGGTGCCGGGCAGGCTCGAGCGGGTGGACGAGGGGCAGCCCTTCGGCGTCCTGGTGGACTACGCCCACACCCCCGACAGCCTGGAAAACGTGCTCACGGCCGTGCGCGCGTTCACGCCCGGCCGGGTCATCGTGGTCTTCGGCTGCGGCGGGGACCGCGATCGGGGAAAGCGGCCCCTGATGGGCGAGGCGGCGGCGCGCCTCGCGGACCATGTGGTGATCACCTCCGACAACCCCCGCAGCGAGGATCCGGAAGCCATCTGCCGGGAGGTCGCGGCCGGGGCGGACGAGGCGCGCCGGGATGGAGGGCGGGCGGGCTACGAGGTGCTGGTCGACCGGCGGGCCGCCATCCGGCGGGCGGTGGAGATGGCCCGGCAGGGGGACCAGGTGGTGATTGCGGGGAAGGGCCACGAGACGTATCAGATCTTCGCCGACCGGACCCTTCCCTTCGACGACCGGGAGGAGGCCCGCAAGGCCTTGCGGGACCTGGAGTCTGAGCACCGTGCTTGA
- a CDS encoding penicillin-binding transpeptidase domain-containing protein, with translation MRAAYTRAQVRRRIAVLFLVTLAGALLLAARLVYLQLIRSDAFRELALDQRLRPVPVLAQRGKIVDRHGSPLAVSVAADSVYAVPVEVRDVPATTRQLAALLNLDAARVEGLLRQRSASVWIARKVPPEQAEAVRRARLPGIYLVERPQRYYPHGSLAAQVLGIAGIDNQGLEGIEFAYDEVLRGVPGRDLAERDAAGRVIPHGERVYLPPEPGKDVVLAIDQVIQYIAEREIQAAVERTKSDFGLFVAMKPDTGEVVALALSPSFDPNAYGGASAELRRNRVVTDQFEPGSIFKVVTATAALDQGVVKPDDRFFDPGYVEIGGGMVRSWRPGGHGSLTFAEAVYVSSNPVFALVGAERLGPEPFYRYIRAYGFGQPTGIDFPGEASGYVPVPGKVQHGEVLRWANVGFGQGVAVTPIQMVSAAAAIANGGQLLRPQMVREVRGPDGSLERAFEPEPVRRVISPETAQTFVDIMRGVVTEGSGAPAEMAGYPVAGKTGTAQIPEGGRYSDKAVASFLGIVPYDRPELVGLVMLYNLKVYPRWGGTNAAPVFKAIMEPALEYLGVPRRFPPDQRPADNLVTVPNLRMSDGRAAVEELRQAGLLVRAEGEGVYVMDQTPKPGSRVPRGSTVILHLISEPQPGQSLPVPDVRGMGMRDAVATLAGVGFDIDPSGSGVAVSQAPAAGTAAPYGSVVKVRFEADRP, from the coding sequence TTGAGGGCCGCCTACACGCGCGCGCAGGTTCGGCGCAGGATCGCCGTGCTTTTCCTGGTCACGCTGGCGGGAGCGCTGCTCCTGGCGGCGCGGCTCGTCTACCTGCAGCTCATCCGCAGCGACGCGTTCCGGGAGCTTGCCCTCGACCAGCGCCTGCGCCCCGTACCGGTCCTGGCCCAGCGGGGGAAGATCGTGGACCGGCACGGGAGCCCACTGGCCGTCTCCGTCGCAGCCGATTCGGTGTACGCGGTCCCGGTGGAAGTGCGGGACGTCCCGGCGACCACCCGGCAACTCGCCGCACTGCTCAACCTGGACGCGGCCCGGGTGGAGGGGTTGCTCCGCCAGCGGTCGGCCAGTGTCTGGATCGCCCGCAAGGTTCCGCCCGAGCAGGCCGAGGCCGTTCGCCGGGCCAGGTTGCCCGGCATCTACCTGGTGGAGCGGCCTCAGCGCTACTACCCCCACGGTTCACTGGCGGCGCAGGTCCTGGGCATCGCCGGCATCGACAACCAGGGACTCGAAGGGATCGAGTTCGCCTACGACGAGGTGCTGCGGGGGGTACCGGGTCGGGATCTAGCCGAGCGCGACGCGGCCGGCCGGGTCATTCCCCACGGCGAGCGGGTCTACCTCCCCCCGGAGCCGGGCAAGGACGTGGTCCTTGCCATCGACCAGGTCATTCAGTATATCGCCGAACGGGAGATCCAGGCGGCGGTGGAGCGGACCAAGAGCGACTTCGGCCTCTTCGTGGCCATGAAGCCTGACACGGGCGAAGTGGTCGCCCTGGCCCTCAGCCCCTCCTTCGACCCGAACGCGTACGGCGGGGCCTCCGCCGAGCTCCGCCGGAACCGGGTGGTAACCGACCAGTTCGAACCCGGCTCCATCTTCAAGGTCGTCACGGCCACCGCCGCCTTGGATCAGGGCGTGGTCAAGCCCGACGACCGCTTCTTCGACCCGGGCTACGTGGAGATCGGCGGCGGCATGGTCCGCTCGTGGCGCCCCGGCGGCCACGGGAGCCTCACCTTCGCGGAGGCGGTCTACGTCTCCAGCAACCCGGTCTTCGCCCTGGTTGGGGCGGAGCGCCTGGGTCCCGAGCCCTTCTACCGGTACATCCGGGCCTACGGCTTCGGGCAGCCGACGGGCATCGACTTCCCCGGCGAGGCCTCGGGCTACGTGCCCGTGCCGGGCAAGGTCCAGCACGGCGAGGTGCTCCGGTGGGCCAACGTGGGCTTCGGGCAGGGCGTCGCCGTCACGCCCATCCAGATGGTCTCCGCCGCCGCTGCCATCGCGAACGGCGGGCAGCTCCTGCGGCCGCAGATGGTGCGGGAGGTGCGGGGGCCGGACGGGAGCCTGGAGCGGGCCTTTGAACCGGAGCCGGTGCGCCGGGTGATCAGCCCCGAGACGGCGCAGACGTTCGTGGACATCATGCGGGGCGTGGTCACCGAGGGTTCGGGCGCGCCGGCCGAGATGGCAGGGTACCCTGTGGCCGGCAAGACCGGTACGGCCCAGATTCCCGAGGGCGGGCGGTACAGCGACAAGGCCGTCGCCTCCTTCCTGGGCATCGTGCCCTACGACCGGCCAGAGCTCGTGGGCCTGGTGATGCTCTACAATCTGAAGGTCTACCCCCGCTGGGGCGGCACCAACGCGGCGCCCGTCTTCAAGGCGATCATGGAGCCGGCCCTCGAGTACCTGGGGGTACCGCGCCGCTTCCCGCCCGATCAGCGCCCGGCCGACAACCTGGTGACCGTCCCCAACCTGCGCATGAGCGATGGCCGCGCGGCCGTGGAGGAGCTGCGGCAAGCGGGCCTTCTGGTCCGGGCCGAGGGCGAAGGGGTGTACGTCATGGACCAGACCCCCAAGCCGGGATCCCGGGTGCCCCGGGGCTCCACGGTCATCCTCCACCTGATCAGCGAGCCGCAGCCGGGGCAGAGCCTCCCCGTGCCTGACGTGCGAGGCATGGGCATGCGGGACGCGGTGGCCACCCTGGCCGGGGTGGGGTTCGACATCGACCCCTCCGGCAGCGGCGTGGCCGTCTCCCAGGCTCCGGCAGCCGGCACGGCCGCTCCGTACGGGAGCGTGGTGAAGGTCCGTTTCGAGGCGGACCGGCCGTGA
- the ftsL gene encoding cell division protein FtsL has protein sequence MIAARVERVDERPGGVAQAPEPRPPIRRAFRLRLRLAPRARLTGLAACVLFLAWQCVAQQAAIVDLSYRVDRLRAEQHAVEQQILRLSVEKARLASLARVERVARQELGMVEPGQVRVVRLSPAGPEGTRAPVMARIPPEERPWWERVLARLLPAGRAAQALGEERP, from the coding sequence ATGATAGCAGCACGGGTCGAACGGGTCGACGAGAGACCGGGTGGGGTCGCGCAGGCCCCCGAGCCGCGCCCGCCCATCCGAAGGGCGTTCCGCTTGCGGCTCCGGCTGGCGCCTCGGGCCCGCCTCACCGGCCTGGCCGCCTGCGTGCTCTTCCTGGCTTGGCAGTGCGTCGCCCAGCAGGCGGCCATCGTGGACCTGAGCTACCGGGTGGACCGCCTGAGGGCGGAGCAGCATGCGGTGGAGCAGCAGATCCTCCGCCTGAGTGTGGAGAAGGCCCGGCTCGCCTCCCTGGCCCGGGTGGAACGGGTCGCCCGGCAGGAGCTGGGCATGGTGGAGCCGGGGCAGGTCCGGGTGGTGCGGCTCTCGCCGGCCGGCCCGGAGGGCACCCGGGCTCCGGTGATGGCCAGGATCCCGCCGGAGGAGCGCCCGTGGTGGGAACGGGTCCTGGCCCGCCTCCTTCCCGCAGGCCGGGCCGCGCAGGCGCTGGGCGAGGAACGACCCTAG
- the rsmH gene encoding 16S rRNA (cytosine(1402)-N(4))-methyltransferase RsmH, with amino-acid sequence MTLAGHVPVLLDEVLRYLEPAPRGRYLDATVGGGGHARAILAAAGEDAFLVGLDRDPEARRRAERALQGAGGRVRILAGRYEELDAILEAAGLGDTRFDGILFDLGVSSFQVDEARRGFTYQDPSAPLDMRMDPSQPTTAADLVNGLSLHDLARVFKEYGEERWAARIARFVVERRRRRPLATAGDLVEVVKAAVPAAARREAGHPARRVFQALRIAVNGELERLDGALRAAVRRLRPGGRLVVISFHSLEDRIVKETFRELALGCICPPELPVCSCGRNPEVRLLTRTPVVPAAEERERNPRARSARLRAAARVLGPQEAE; translated from the coding sequence ATGACCTTGGCCGGTCACGTGCCGGTCTTGCTGGACGAGGTGCTCCGGTACCTGGAGCCTGCTCCCCGAGGCCGCTACCTGGACGCTACCGTGGGCGGCGGCGGCCACGCTCGGGCGATCCTCGCGGCGGCGGGGGAAGACGCCTTCCTGGTAGGATTGGACCGCGATCCCGAGGCGCGCCGCAGGGCGGAGCGGGCGCTCCAGGGGGCGGGGGGGCGCGTCCGGATCCTGGCCGGCCGCTACGAGGAGTTGGACGCGATCCTGGAGGCGGCCGGTTTGGGCGACACGCGCTTCGACGGCATCCTCTTCGACCTGGGTGTCTCTTCCTTTCAGGTGGACGAGGCGCGCCGGGGCTTCACCTATCAGGACCCGAGCGCGCCGCTGGACATGCGCATGGACCCGTCCCAGCCAACTACGGCGGCGGACCTGGTGAACGGCCTCTCCCTTCACGACCTCGCCCGGGTCTTCAAGGAGTACGGCGAGGAGCGCTGGGCCGCCCGGATCGCCCGCTTCGTGGTGGAGCGACGCCGGCGCAGGCCGCTGGCCACCGCGGGCGACCTGGTGGAGGTGGTGAAGGCGGCGGTGCCCGCCGCGGCCCGGCGCGAGGCGGGCCACCCGGCGCGCAGGGTCTTCCAGGCGCTCCGCATTGCCGTCAACGGCGAGCTGGAGCGGTTGGATGGCGCCCTGCGGGCGGCCGTGCGACGCTTGCGCCCCGGGGGACGCCTCGTGGTGATCAGCTTCCATTCGCTGGAGGACCGCATCGTCAAGGAGACCTTTCGTGAGCTGGCGCTGGGGTGCATCTGCCCGCCGGAGCTGCCCGTTTGCTCGTGCGGGAGGAACCCCGAGGTCCGCCTCCTCACACGCACCCCGGTGGTGCCCGCGGCCGAGGAGCGGGAGCGGAACCCGCGGGCGCGCAGCGCCCGGTTGCGGGCCGCGGCCCGGGTTCTCGGACCGCAGGAGGCGGAATAG
- the mraZ gene encoding division/cell wall cluster transcriptional repressor MraZ, with amino-acid sequence MFLGEYEHSLDEKGRLTVPSRFREDLAGRLVVTRGLDHCLFLYPYSEWQVLEQKLKSLPMTQRDARAFVRLLFSGASEQDLDRQGRLLLPANLREYAAIDRDVVIIGVSNRVELWSKERWNAYEAEASQAYEDLAEKIVDLGI; translated from the coding sequence GTGTTTCTCGGGGAGTACGAGCACAGCCTCGACGAGAAAGGGAGACTCACCGTCCCTTCTCGTTTCCGTGAGGACCTGGCCGGGCGGCTGGTGGTCACCCGGGGGCTCGACCACTGTCTCTTCCTCTATCCCTACAGCGAGTGGCAGGTGCTGGAGCAGAAGCTGAAGAGCCTGCCCATGACCCAGCGGGACGCCCGGGCCTTTGTGCGGCTCCTCTTCTCGGGAGCGAGCGAGCAGGACCTGGACCGCCAGGGGCGGCTCCTTCTGCCTGCCAACCTCAGGGAGTACGCCGCCATCGACCGAGACGTGGTGATCATCGGCGTCTCGAACCGGGTGGAGCTCTGGAGCAAGGAACGCTGGAATGCCTACGAAGCGGAGGCGTCCCAAGCCTACGAGGATCTGGCCGAGAAGATCGTCGACCTGGGAATCTAG
- a CDS encoding zinc ribbon domain-containing protein, with translation MRTTENLYRLQAIDLELDRIRAVTEHSDLESRAQEAEGRVETLRGTLEETAQALRDLARQIRRLELDAQAAREEQHRSENELYSGSARSGKELGHLQQRAERAARQAEAMEVESLERMEQAEALEAQQKELERAVSEAEEEAGRCRLERQMEVEELRARQKELEVERDAVATREPADRLARYERMRRQMPNPIAGVSKGQCGACHVSLSPRTLERVRADDGLVQCEQCGRVLHLL, from the coding sequence GTGCGGACGACGGAGAACCTGTACCGCTTGCAGGCGATCGACCTGGAGCTCGACCGGATCCGGGCCGTAACGGAGCACTCCGACCTCGAGAGCCGGGCCCAGGAAGCCGAGGGGCGGGTGGAGACGTTGCGGGGCACCCTGGAGGAGACGGCCCAGGCCTTGCGAGATCTCGCCCGTCAGATCCGTCGGCTCGAGCTGGATGCGCAGGCCGCCCGAGAGGAGCAGCACCGCTCGGAGAACGAGCTCTACAGCGGATCGGCCCGCAGCGGGAAGGAGCTGGGGCACCTGCAGCAGCGGGCCGAGCGGGCGGCGCGGCAGGCCGAAGCCATGGAGGTCGAAAGCCTGGAAAGGATGGAGCAGGCCGAAGCCCTGGAGGCGCAGCAGAAGGAGCTGGAGCGTGCCGTGAGCGAGGCCGAGGAAGAGGCCGGCCGTTGCAGGCTGGAGCGGCAGATGGAGGTGGAGGAGCTCCGAGCCCGCCAGAAGGAGCTGGAGGTGGAGCGTGACGCCGTCGCAACCCGGGAGCCTGCCGATAGGCTGGCGCGTTACGAGCGCATGCGGCGGCAGATGCCCAACCCCATCGCCGGCGTCAGCAAAGGCCAGTGCGGGGCGTGTCACGTGAGCCTCTCGCCGCGGACCCTGGAGCGTGTACGCGCCGATGACGGGCTGGTGCAGTGCGAACAGTGTGGGCGGGTTCTCCATCTCCTGTGA
- a CDS encoding phosphatase PAP2 family protein has translation MGEAPMYLATLTLLATSGEGETAVQVLEAIGGAAAVTWTGKVLLGRALPYAGEGSSSWAGPSLDSAHHSFPSGHASSAFALATVLAGQYPKWAAAWYVIASGVAVSLVYEGYHWPTDVIAGAVVGHLAGRAVVEGRPWLSFRWDF, from the coding sequence ATGGGCGAGGCCCCTATGTACCTGGCAACTCTGACACTGCTGGCGACGTCGGGCGAGGGCGAGACCGCAGTACAGGTTCTCGAAGCCATTGGCGGGGCGGCAGCTGTCACATGGACCGGCAAGGTGCTGCTAGGGCGAGCATTGCCATATGCCGGTGAGGGTTCGTCGAGTTGGGCTGGACCTTCTCTCGACAGCGCGCATCACAGCTTTCCCTCCGGCCACGCCTCCAGCGCCTTCGCCCTGGCCACGGTGCTGGCAGGGCAGTACCCAAAGTGGGCCGCAGCCTGGTACGTGATCGCGTCAGGTGTGGCTGTCTCGCTGGTCTACGAGGGATACCATTGGCCTACCGACGTTATCGCGGGGGCAGTTGTGGGACACCTGGCGGGCAGAGCGGTAGTCGAAGGGCGTCCGTGGTTGAGCTTCCGCTGGGACTTTTGA
- a CDS encoding acyltransferase family protein: MEPTSPMDRVRAIDLARGIRIALVVLGHTPLPAWLNGPLTTFRLPLFFLVSGYAFSWVGSSTATAWGTG; this comes from the coding sequence GTGGAACCGACCTCCCCCATGGACCGCGTTCGTGCCATCGACCTGGCCCGGGGCATCCGCATCGCTTTGGTGGTGCTGGGGCATACGCCGCTCCCGGCGTGGCTGAACGGGCCCTTGACCACGTTCCGCCTACCGCTCTTCTTCCTTGTCTCAGGCTACGCCTTCAGCTGGGTGGGCTCGTCTACGGCTACGGCATGGGGGACTGGCTGA
- a CDS encoding HAD family hydrolase: protein MDRAATPGRPAEKSRALLLDLDGTLIDLDLDRFLEQYARLLAGYFVPEVPPERFGPAFMEAAMFMLSEGHSDRSNGERFYDRFCAAAGVDPAWAHERAERFYDEAYPSLRSMVQPLEVAPEVVARARERGWVVVLATQPLFPRRAIVERMRWGGLDPGGFDFIAHMDAFHACKPHALFFEELCREIRVAPERCVMVGNDVHDDLPAAHLGMPTFLARDFVLRADHPAPPPRAEGSLRDLLRLIESGELEQWVGDGAGPIQA, encoded by the coding sequence TTGGATCGCGCAGCCACGCCCGGCCGCCCAGCCGAGAAGAGCCGGGCGCTTCTTCTGGACCTCGACGGCACCCTCATCGACCTGGATCTGGACCGCTTCCTTGAACAGTACGCCCGGCTCCTCGCGGGCTACTTCGTCCCCGAGGTCCCGCCCGAGCGCTTCGGCCCCGCCTTCATGGAGGCGGCCATGTTCATGCTCAGCGAGGGCCACTCGGACCGCTCCAACGGCGAGCGTTTCTACGACCGCTTCTGCGCCGCCGCCGGAGTGGATCCCGCATGGGCCCACGAGCGGGCGGAGCGGTTCTACGACGAAGCGTACCCGTCGCTGCGATCCATGGTTCAGCCCCTGGAGGTGGCTCCCGAGGTAGTCGCCCGGGCGCGGGAGCGGGGCTGGGTCGTGGTGCTGGCGACGCAACCTCTCTTCCCTCGGAGGGCCATCGTGGAGCGGATGCGCTGGGGTGGCCTGGACCCCGGCGGCTTCGATTTCATCGCCCACATGGACGCCTTCCACGCGTGCAAGCCGCACGCCCTCTTCTTCGAGGAACTCTGCCGCGAGATCCGGGTGGCTCCCGAGCGCTGCGTGATGGTAGGCAACGACGTCCACGACGACCTCCCCGCCGCCCACCTGGGGATGCCCACCTTCCTGGCCAGGGACTTCGTCCTCCGGGCAGACCACCCTGCCCCGCCCCCTCGGGCGGAGGGCAGCCTCCGGGATCTCCTGCGCCTGATCGAATCCGGCGAGCTCGAGCAATGGGTGGGCGACGGCGCCGGGCCGATCCAGGCCTGA
- a CDS encoding PIG-L deacetylase family protein, producing the protein MPSRREVRDRRRPTVLGSFVHLARRARGVAFWTTVAASGAYAVYRVVARPFRPANRRLALFLGKHLMEASGPCLAVTTRPVELERFAGGTLRRMVLAGIPVVVAVVTPNDELSERFDAQDEEALEAAHRIGYHRLQLLKVPAPFQQQDVEDRLEEVWNEVEPEVVVAFDPLDPLGWIQIPEERLCGEAALRLAERLDGERRVKLAFCGTSRPNALVEVTPILPDKIGAVVSHRTELSAPPLAINLGLRLTGRLPDLRGSFEALRILEPARRSRDQQAIALRRAARSAEPAPDAREVRRAVVRTRIPADAARGPEAAPSNYWASDGSVPEEVGASGGDQPGSRTR; encoded by the coding sequence ATGCCGTCCCGTCGCGAGGTCCGAGACCGGCGCCGGCCCACGGTCCTGGGCTCCTTTGTGCACCTCGCGCGCCGGGCGCGCGGGGTGGCCTTCTGGACCACCGTGGCCGCGTCCGGCGCCTACGCGGTGTACCGGGTCGTCGCAAGACCTTTTCGCCCGGCCAACCGCCGGCTTGCGCTCTTTCTCGGCAAGCACTTGATGGAGGCAAGCGGTCCCTGCCTGGCGGTCACCACGCGTCCCGTGGAGCTCGAGCGGTTCGCGGGCGGAACCCTCCGCCGCATGGTGCTGGCCGGCATTCCCGTGGTGGTGGCGGTGGTGACTCCGAACGACGAGCTCTCCGAGCGCTTCGACGCCCAGGATGAAGAGGCCCTGGAGGCCGCCCACCGGATCGGATACCACCGCCTGCAGCTCTTGAAGGTACCGGCGCCCTTCCAGCAGCAGGACGTGGAAGATCGGCTGGAAGAGGTGTGGAACGAGGTCGAGCCCGAGGTGGTCGTCGCCTTCGACCCCCTGGACCCTCTGGGCTGGATCCAGATCCCCGAAGAGCGGCTCTGTGGTGAGGCCGCGCTGCGCCTGGCCGAGAGGTTGGATGGCGAACGCCGGGTGAAGCTGGCCTTCTGTGGAACCAGCAGGCCCAACGCGCTGGTGGAGGTCACGCCCATCCTGCCAGACAAGATCGGCGCGGTGGTCAGTCACCGGACCGAGCTCTCCGCGCCGCCGCTGGCCATCAACCTGGGACTGCGCCTGACGGGTCGCCTGCCGGACCTCCGCGGCTCCTTCGAAGCCCTGCGGATCCTGGAGCCCGCACGGCGGTCAAGAGACCAGCAAGCCATCGCCTTGCGCCGGGCCGCGCGCTCGGCCGAGCCGGCGCCGGATGCCCGGGAGGTCCGGCGGGCCGTGGTGCGCACCCGGATTCCGGCCGACGCGGCGCGCGGTCCCGAGGCGGCTCCCAGCAACTACTGGGCCTCGGACGGTTCGGTGCCCGAAGAGGTGGGCGCCTCAGGTGGCGACCAGCCGGGCAGCCGCACCCGGTAG